TCCCTGATTCCATGTGAGGGCTACTGCTCCTGCACCGCCGAGAAGTCCCAGCTTGTTGAGCACGAAGAAGGCGATTAACAGCCCGTAGATTCCCTGAGTTCCGGGAAGTGCCTGAAGGATAAGGCATGAACCGAACTTGTTGGGGTCTTCGGTCATTACGCCTGCTGCTGCTCCGCCTGCAACACCGATACCGATTGCTGAACCGATGCCGGCGAGTGCTGCTGCCAGTGCTGCCCCGAACAGTGCGAGTGAGAGTCCTAAATGTTCCATAATGATTTACACGTTCCTTTCACGATAGATATAGTGTCTAGTGTTGAGGGTTTAGGGCTGTAGTATAACCCCTATCCCCTAATCCCTAACCCCTAGTCCCTAGCTCCTCACATTTACGTATTCCTGTGAGAGCGTCAACGGGGTAAATGGTTCTCCGCCTCCCGTGTAGAACTTGCCGAAAAACTCTACATACTGGAGCCTCAAGGGATGCACGAATGACCCCAG
This region of Synergistaceae bacterium genomic DNA includes:
- a CDS encoding V-type ATP synthase subunit K translates to MEHLGLSLALFGAALAAALAGIGSAIGIGVAGGAAAGVMTEDPNKFGSCLILQALPGTQGIYGLLIAFFVLNKLGLLGGAGAVALTWNQGLQILASCLPIAVVGWYSAIWQGKTSAASIQMISKKPEAMGKAIILPAMVETYAVLALLTSILMLMGVQVG